One part of the Fusobacterium pseudoperiodonticum genome encodes these proteins:
- the mtaB gene encoding tRNA (N(6)-L-threonylcarbamoyladenosine(37)-C(2))-methylthiotransferase MtaB, whose protein sequence is MSFSKKVAFHTLGCKVNQYETESIKNQLIKRGYEEVPFEDKSDIYIINSCTVTSIADRKTRNMLRRAKKINPEAKVIVTGCYAQTNSREILEIEDVDFVIDNKNKSNIVNFVGAIEDISFEREKNGNIFQEKEYQEYEFATLREMTRAYVKIQDGCNHFCSYCKIPFARGKSRSRKKENILKEIEKLVEDGFKEVILIGIDLSAYGEDFEEKDSFESLLEDILKIKDLKRVRIGSVYPDKISDKFIDLFKNKNLMPHLHISLQSCDDTVLKNMRRNYGSSLIRESLLKLKSKVKNMEFTADVIVGFPKEDDSMFQNTRNVIKEIEFSGLHIFQYSDREGTIASNMDGKVDAKIKKQRADSLDQLKQEMILKSREKYLGEVLEVLIEEEKEGEYFGYSQNYLRVKFKSEEKNLINQLINIKIKSIEDDVLIGEKENFYGN, encoded by the coding sequence ATGAGTTTTTCTAAAAAAGTTGCTTTTCATACCTTAGGTTGCAAGGTTAATCAATATGAAACAGAAAGTATAAAAAATCAGCTTATTAAGAGAGGATATGAGGAAGTTCCTTTTGAAGATAAATCTGATATATATATTATAAATTCATGTACTGTTACAAGTATAGCGGACAGAAAAACTAGAAATATGCTAAGGAGAGCAAAGAAGATAAATCCTGAAGCAAAGGTAATAGTTACAGGTTGTTATGCACAAACAAACAGTAGAGAAATATTAGAAATAGAAGATGTAGATTTTGTTATAGATAATAAGAATAAAAGTAATATAGTGAATTTTGTTGGAGCTATCGAAGATATAAGTTTTGAAAGAGAAAAAAATGGAAATATCTTCCAAGAAAAAGAGTACCAAGAATATGAGTTTGCTACTCTTAGAGAAATGACAAGAGCCTATGTAAAAATACAAGATGGATGTAATCATTTCTGCTCATATTGTAAGATACCTTTTGCCAGAGGTAAAAGTAGATCAAGAAAGAAAGAAAATATTTTAAAAGAAATAGAAAAATTAGTAGAAGATGGTTTTAAAGAAGTGATATTAATAGGTATAGATTTAAGTGCCTATGGAGAAGATTTTGAAGAGAAAGATAGCTTTGAATCTTTACTTGAAGATATATTAAAAATAAAAGATTTAAAAAGAGTTAGAATAGGTTCAGTTTATCCTGATAAAATAAGTGATAAATTTATAGACTTATTTAAGAATAAAAATTTGATGCCACATCTTCATATATCTTTACAGTCTTGTGATGACACAGTTTTAAAGAATATGAGAAGAAATTATGGAAGTTCTCTTATAAGAGAAAGTTTATTGAAGTTAAAATCTAAAGTGAAAAATATGGAATTTACAGCAGATGTAATAGTAGGTTTTCCTAAAGAAGATGACTCTATGTTCCAAAATACTCGTAATGTCATAAAGGAGATTGAATTCTCAGGCTTACATATTTTCCAATATTCTGATAGAGAAGGGACTATTGCAAGTAATATGGACGGTAAGGTAGATGCTAAAATAAAAAAACAAAGAGCAGATAGTCTGGATCAATTGAAACAAGAAATGATATTAAAGAGTAGAGAAAAGTATTTAGGAGAAGTTTTAGAAGTTTTAATTGAAGAAGAAAAGGAAGGTGAGTATTTCGGATATTCTCAAAATTATTTGAGAGTGAAATTTAAATCAGAAGAAAAAAATCTTATAAATCAATTAATAAATATAAAAATAAAATCGATAGAAGACGACGTCTTAATCGGTGAAAAGGAGAATTTTTATGGCAACTAA
- a CDS encoding RsmE family RNA methyltransferase has protein sequence MLSVLVTEVYDEYILVIDTNDINHIKNVFRKEKGDIVRAVDGSNEYLCEIEEINDKEIKLKIIEKKADKFSLDIELDAGISILKGDKMDLTIQKLTELGINKIIPIAVKRCVVKLDKKKDRWETIAKEALKQCQGVVPTVVDEIKKIDKLNLKDYDLVLVPYENEEEIFLKDILRNLKVKPSKILYVIGAEGGFEKEEIDFLKSQGAKIISLGKRILRAETAAIVTGGVIINEFF, from the coding sequence TTGTTAAGTGTTCTTGTTACAGAAGTTTATGATGAATATATTTTAGTGATAGATACAAATGATATAAATCATATTAAAAATGTTTTTAGAAAAGAAAAAGGAGATATAGTTAGGGCTGTTGATGGTTCTAATGAATATCTTTGTGAAATTGAAGAAATTAATGATAAAGAAATTAAGTTAAAAATAATAGAAAAAAAAGCAGATAAATTTTCTTTAGATATAGAGCTAGATGCAGGTATTTCTATACTTAAAGGAGATAAGATGGATCTGACTATACAAAAATTAACTGAATTAGGAATAAACAAAATCATTCCAATTGCAGTCAAAAGATGTGTAGTCAAATTAGATAAGAAAAAAGACAGATGGGAGACAATAGCAAAAGAAGCATTAAAACAATGCCAAGGAGTTGTTCCTACTGTGGTTGATGAAATAAAAAAAATTGACAAGTTAAATTTAAAAGACTATGATTTAGTGTTAGTTCCTTATGAAAATGAAGAAGAAATATTTTTAAAAGATATTTTAAGAAATTTAAAAGTTAAGCCTTCAAAGATTTTATATGTCATAGGAGCTGAAGGTGGTTTTGAAAAAGAAGAGATTGATTTTCTGAAAAGTCAAGGAGCTAAAATTATAAGTCTGGGAAAAAGAATATTAAGGGCAGAAACAGCAGCAATAGTTACAGGAGGAGTAATAATAAATGAGTTTTTCTAA
- a CDS encoding RrF2 family transcriptional regulator, which translates to MKINTKVRYGLKALAYIAENSSDKKLVRIKEISEDQDISIQYLEQILFKLKNENIIEGKRGPTGGYKLTLKPSQINLYTIYKILDDEEKVIDCNENAEGKAHNCTEEACGETCIWSRLDNAMTKILSETSLEDFIKNGKKI; encoded by the coding sequence ATGAAGATAAACACGAAGGTTAGATATGGATTAAAAGCATTAGCATATATAGCTGAAAATTCAAGTGATAAAAAATTAGTTAGAATAAAAGAAATTTCTGAAGATCAAGATATATCAATTCAATATCTTGAACAAATTCTTTTTAAACTAAAAAACGAAAATATAATTGAAGGTAAAAGAGGGCCTACTGGAGGTTATAAATTAACATTAAAACCTAGTCAAATAAATTTATACACTATATATAAAATTTTAGATGATGAAGAAAAAGTTATAGATTGCAATGAAAATGCTGAAGGAAAGGCTCATAATTGTACCGAGGAAGCTTGTGGAGAAACTTGTATCTGGAGTAGACTTGATAATGCTATGACAAAAATTTTATCTGAAACATCTTTAGAAGATTTTATTAAAAATGGTAAAAAAATATAG
- the ruvB gene encoding Holliday junction branch migration DNA helicase RuvB — MDRIISELEMPNEIEIQKSLRPKSFDEYIGQENLKEKMNISIKAAQKRNMTVDHILLYGPPGLGKTTLAGVIANEMQANLKITSGPILEKAGDLAAILTSLEENDILFIDEIHRLNNTVEEILYPAMEDGELDIIIGKGPSAKSIRIELPPFTLIGATTRAGLLSAPLRDRFGVSHKMEYYNIDEIKAIIIRGAKILGVKISEEGAIEISKRSRGTPRIANRLLKRVRDYCEIKGNGTIDVVSAKNALDMLGVDSSGLDELDRNIINSIIENYDGGPVGIETLSLLLGEDRRTLEEVYEPYLVKIGFLKRTNRGRVVTPKAYQHFKKDEVKDEDKHEG, encoded by the coding sequence GTGGATAGAATTATAAGTGAACTTGAAATGCCTAATGAGATTGAAATTCAAAAATCATTGAGACCCAAAAGTTTTGATGAATATATAGGACAAGAAAATTTAAAAGAAAAAATGAACATTTCAATAAAGGCTGCTCAAAAAAGAAATATGACAGTTGACCATATTTTACTTTATGGTCCTCCAGGTTTAGGTAAAACAACTTTAGCTGGAGTTATTGCCAATGAAATGCAAGCAAACTTAAAAATAACATCAGGACCTATATTAGAAAAAGCAGGAGATCTAGCAGCAATTTTGACATCTTTAGAAGAAAATGATATCTTATTTATAGATGAAATCCATAGATTAAATAACACTGTAGAAGAAATTTTATATCCTGCTATGGAAGATGGAGAACTTGATATAATTATAGGAAAAGGTCCATCTGCAAAGTCAATAAGAATAGAATTGCCACCTTTTACATTGATAGGTGCTACAACAAGAGCAGGTCTTTTGAGTGCTCCACTTAGAGACAGATTTGGTGTTAGTCATAAGATGGAATATTATAATATAGACGAGATAAAGGCTATTATTATAAGAGGAGCAAAAATTTTAGGAGTAAAGATTAGTGAAGAAGGTGCTATAGAAATTTCAAAGAGAAGTAGAGGAACACCAAGAATAGCTAATAGACTTTTAAAAAGAGTTAGAGATTATTGTGAGATTAAAGGAAATGGAACAATAGATGTGGTAAGTGCTAAGAATGCCTTAGATATGCTAGGTGTTGATAGCAGTGGCTTAGATGAATTAGATAGAAATATTATAAACTCCATAATTGAAAATTATGATGGAGGTCCAGTTGGTATAGAGACTTTATCTCTTTTATTAGGAGAAGACAGAAGAACCTTAGAAGAAGTTTATGAACCTTATTTAGTAAAAATTGGATTTTTAAAAAGAACTAATAGAGGTAGAGTAGTAACTCCTAAGGCTTACCAACATTTTAAGAAAGATGAGGTAAAAGATGAAGATAAACACGAAGGTTAG
- a CDS encoding DUF445 domain-containing protein: MKLVIMVIISAAIGWITNWVAIKMLFRPHNEINLGLFKIQGLIPKRRAEIGIGIADVIQNELISIKDVIANIDREEFSKRLNDLIDDVLEKNLKTKVKEKFPVMQMFFSDKMAKDVSNTIKGIVMENQEKIFEIFSNYAEENIDFSTIITDKISNFSLDKLEEIINGLAKKELKHIEVIGAILGAFIGLVQYFITLFVK, encoded by the coding sequence ATGAAATTAGTAATAATGGTAATAATATCAGCTGCTATAGGTTGGATAACAAACTGGGTAGCTATAAAAATGCTTTTTAGACCACACAACGAAATAAATTTAGGTTTATTTAAAATACAGGGATTAATTCCTAAAAGAAGAGCTGAAATAGGAATTGGTATTGCAGATGTAATTCAAAATGAATTAATTTCTATAAAAGATGTAATTGCAAATATAGACAGGGAAGAATTTTCTAAAAGACTTAATGATTTAATTGATGATGTATTAGAAAAAAACTTAAAAACTAAAGTAAAAGAAAAATTTCCAGTTATGCAAATGTTCTTTTCAGATAAGATGGCTAAAGATGTAAGTAATACTATAAAAGGTATAGTTATGGAAAATCAAGAGAAGATATTTGAAATATTCTCAAATTATGCTGAAGAAAATATAGATTTTTCTACTATAATTACAGATAAAATTTCTAATTTTTCTCTAGATAAGTTAGAAGAAATTATAAATGGTTTAGCAAAAAAAGAATTAAAACATATTGAAGTTATAGGAGCTATATTAGGTGCTTTTATAGGATTAGTACAATATTTTATTACTTTATTTGTAAAGTAA
- the cysK gene encoding cysteine synthase A: MLANSVIDLIGNTPLVKINNIDTFGNEIYIKLEGSNPGRSTKDRIALKMIEAAEKEGLIDKDTVIIEATSGNTGIGLAMICAIKNYKLKIVMPNTMSVERIQLMRAYGTEVILTDGSLGMKACLDKLEELKKEEKKYFIPNQFTNPNNPKAHYENTAEEILRDMDNKVDVYICGTGTGGSFSGTAKKLKEKLPNIKTFPVEPASSPLLSKGYIGPHKIQGMGMSIGGIPVVYDGTLADGILVCDDEDAFKMMRELSFKEGILAGISSGATFKAALDYSKENANKGLRIVVLSTDSGEKYLSNAYNY; the protein is encoded by the coding sequence ATGTTAGCAAATTCTGTAATTGATTTAATTGGGAACACGCCTTTAGTTAAAATTAATAATATTGATACTTTTGGAAATGAAATTTATATAAAATTAGAGGGGTCAAATCCTGGAAGAAGTACAAAAGACAGAATTGCCTTAAAAATGATTGAAGCTGCTGAGAAAGAAGGTTTAATAGACAAAGATACAGTTATCATAGAAGCTACAAGCGGTAATACTGGTATAGGACTTGCTATGATATGTGCTATTAAAAATTATAAATTGAAAATTGTTATGCCTAATACTATGAGTGTTGAAAGAATCCAACTTATGAGAGCTTATGGAACTGAAGTTATTTTAACTGATGGTTCTTTAGGAATGAAGGCTTGTTTAGATAAATTAGAAGAACTAAAAAAAGAAGAAAAGAAATACTTTATTCCAAATCAATTTACTAATCCAAATAACCCAAAGGCTCACTATGAAAATACAGCTGAGGAAATTTTAAGAGATATGGATAATAAAGTTGATGTATATATTTGTGGAACTGGAACTGGTGGAAGTTTCTCAGGAACTGCTAAAAAATTGAAAGAAAAATTACCTAATATTAAAACTTTCCCTGTTGAACCTGCTTCATCGCCTTTACTTTCAAAAGGTTATATAGGACCACATAAAATACAAGGAATGGGAATGAGTATAGGTGGAATACCTGTTGTATATGATGGAACTTTAGCAGATGGCATATTAGTTTGTGACGATGAAGATGCTTTTAAAATGATGAGAGAGTTAAGTTTTAAAGAAGGTATCCTTGCAGGAATTTCAAGTGGTGCTACATTTAAAGCTGCTCTTGACTATTCAAAAGAAAATGCAAATAAAGGACTAAGAATAGTTGTACTTTCTACTGACTCAGGTGAAAAATATCTATCTAATGCATATAATTATTAA
- a CDS encoding tRNA threonylcarbamoyladenosine dehydratase encodes MFLQRTELLIGSDNLEKLKNSNIIVFGLGGVGGAAVESLVRAGIGNLSIVDFDTVDKTNLNRQIITTQSTIGRAKVEVAKERILAINPEINLTVYHEKFFKENVDLFFKDKKYDYIVDAIDLVTAKLDLIEFATKSKTSIISCMGTGNKLDPSRFQVADIKKTSVCPLAKVIRKELKNRRISKLKVVYSDEVPRKPLNLDGGREKFKNVGSISFVPPVAGMLLASAVIKDICEL; translated from the coding sequence ATGTTTTTACAAAGAACAGAACTGTTAATTGGTTCAGATAATTTAGAGAAACTTAAAAACTCTAATATAATTGTTTTTGGACTTGGAGGAGTTGGAGGAGCTGCTGTTGAGTCATTAGTTAGAGCAGGCATTGGTAATTTATCTATAGTTGATTTTGATACAGTGGATAAAACTAATTTAAATAGACAAATTATTACAACTCAATCTACTATAGGCAGAGCTAAGGTTGAAGTTGCTAAAGAAAGAATTTTAGCAATTAATCCTGAAATAAATTTAACTGTATATCATGAAAAATTTTTTAAAGAAAATGTAGATTTATTCTTTAAAGATAAAAAATATGATTATATAGTTGATGCTATTGATTTAGTAACAGCTAAATTAGATTTAATAGAATTTGCTACTAAGTCTAAAACTTCTATAATATCTTGTATGGGAACTGGTAATAAATTAGATCCTTCAAGATTTCAAGTAGCCGATATTAAAAAAACTTCTGTTTGCCCTCTTGCAAAAGTTATAAGAAAAGAGTTAAAAAATAGAAGAATTAGTAAATTAAAGGTTGTGTATTCAGATGAAGTCCCAAGAAAACCACTTAATTTAGACGGTGGAAGAGAAAAATTTAAAAATGTTGGAAGTATTTCATTTGTACCACCTGTTGCAGGTATGTTATTAGCAAGTGCAGTAATAAAAGATATATGTGAACTATAA
- a CDS encoding flavodoxin, whose translation MKTIGIFYATLTKTTVGVVDELEFFLKHDDFKTFNIKNAVKEIENYENLIFVTPTYQVGEAHAAWMNNLKKLEEIDFTGKVVGLVGLGNQFAFGESFCGGIRHLYDVIVKKGAKVVGFTSTDGYHYEETSIIEDGKFIGLALDEENQANLTPKRIENWIAEVKKEFK comes from the coding sequence ATGAAAACTATTGGAATTTTTTATGCAACTCTTACAAAAACAACTGTAGGTGTTGTTGATGAACTTGAATTTTTCTTAAAGCATGATGATTTTAAAACTTTTAATATTAAAAATGCAGTTAAAGAAATAGAAAATTATGAAAATCTTATTTTTGTTACACCTACTTACCAAGTTGGTGAAGCTCATGCAGCTTGGATGAACAATTTAAAGAAATTAGAAGAAATTGATTTTACAGGTAAAGTTGTTGGATTAGTTGGACTTGGAAATCAATTTGCATTTGGAGAATCTTTCTGTGGTGGAATAAGACATCTATATGATGTTATTGTAAAAAAAGGAGCTAAAGTAGTTGGATTTACAAGTACTGACGGTTACCACTATGAAGAAACAAGTATTATAGAAGATGGTAAATTTATAGGACTAGCTCTTGATGAAGAAAATCAAGCTAACCTAACTCCAAAAAGAATTGAAAACTGGATAGCAGAAGTTAAAAAAGAATTTAAATAA
- a CDS encoding MalY/PatB family protein, with translation MQKEKFLKEYLVERKGTYSLKWDALDKRFGNADLISMWVADMEIKAPKEVIEALKERCEHGVFGYSYVSDEYYNSVINWLKEKHNYEIKKEWLRFTNGVVTAIYCFVNIFTKVDDAILILTPVYYPFHNAVKDNNRKLITCDLKNTDGYFTIDYEEVEKKIVENKVKLFIQCSPHNPAGRVWKEEELARILEICKKHNVLVISDEIHQDITMKGYKHIPSAIVTNGKYADNLITVSAASKTFNLAGLIHSNIIISNAELRKKYDEEIKKINQTEISILGMLATQVAYEKGSEWLENVKEIIEDNFNYLKTELNKHIPEIIITNLEGTYLVFLDLRKIIPIDKVKEFIQDKCNLAIDFGEWFGASFKGFIRINLATDPEIVKKAVENIITEYKKLK, from the coding sequence ATGCAAAAAGAAAAATTTTTAAAAGAGTATTTAGTTGAAAGAAAAGGGACTTATTCATTAAAATGGGATGCCTTAGATAAAAGATTTGGGAATGCAGATTTAATTTCTATGTGGGTTGCAGATATGGAAATAAAAGCTCCTAAAGAAGTTATTGAAGCACTAAAAGAAAGATGTGAACATGGAGTTTTTGGTTATTCTTATGTGAGTGATGAATACTATAATTCAGTTATAAATTGGTTAAAAGAAAAACATAATTATGAAATAAAAAAAGAATGGCTGAGATTTACAAATGGAGTTGTAACAGCAATATATTGTTTTGTGAATATTTTTACAAAAGTTGATGATGCAATTTTAATATTAACTCCAGTGTATTATCCATTTCATAATGCAGTAAAAGACAATAATAGAAAATTAATAACTTGTGATTTAAAAAATACAGATGGTTATTTTACTATTGATTATGAAGAAGTTGAAAAGAAAATAGTTGAAAATAAGGTAAAATTATTTATACAATGTTCACCTCATAATCCAGCAGGAAGAGTATGGAAAGAAGAAGAATTAGCTAGAATTTTAGAAATTTGTAAAAAACATAATGTTCTAGTTATTTCAGATGAAATACATCAAGATATTACAATGAAAGGATATAAACATATACCTTCAGCAATAGTTACTAATGGAAAATATGCAGATAATTTAATTACTGTATCAGCAGCTTCTAAGACGTTTAACCTAGCAGGTTTAATACATTCTAATATAATCATTAGTAATGCTGAATTAAGAAAAAAATATGATGAGGAAATAAAAAAAATAAATCAAACAGAAATTAGTATTTTAGGAATGTTAGCAACTCAAGTTGCCTATGAAAAAGGTAGTGAATGGCTAGAAAATGTTAAAGAGATAATTGAAGATAACTTTAATTACTTAAAAACTGAATTAAATAAACATATACCTGAAATTATAATAACGAATTTAGAAGGAACATACTTAGTATTTTTAGATTTAAGAAAAATTATTCCTATTGATAAAGTAAAAGAATTTATTCAAGATAAATGTAATTTAGCAATAGATTTTGGAGAATGGTTTGGAGCAAGTTTTAAAGGGTTTATTCGTATCAATTTAGCTACAGATCCTGAAATAGTTAAAAAAGCTGTTGAAAACATTATCACTGAATATAAGAAATTAAAATAA
- the asrC gene encoding sulfite reductase subunit C, with amino-acid sequence MIRDLNIRKVMKNAFRITKTKYKTALRVRVPGGLIDPECLMLVSEIASKYGDGQVHITTRQGFEILGIDMEDMPAVNEMAQPLIDKLNINQDEKGKGYSAAGTRNVSACIGNKVCPKAQYNTTAFAKRIEKVIFPNDLHVKVALTGCPNDCIKARMHDFGIIGTCLPEYEMDRCVTCGACVKKCKKVSVEALRIENNKIVRDENKCIGCGECVINCPMSAWTRSPKKYYKLMIMGRTGKQNPRLAEDWLRWVDEDSIVKIIENTYKYAKEFISKDAPNGKEHVGYIVDRTGFKVFREWALKDVNLPKETIEREPIYWSGPKYNY; translated from the coding sequence ATGATTAGAGATTTGAATATTAGAAAAGTAATGAAAAATGCTTTTAGAATAACTAAAACTAAATATAAAACTGCACTTAGAGTAAGAGTTCCAGGAGGATTAATAGACCCTGAATGTCTTATGTTAGTTTCAGAAATAGCTTCAAAATATGGAGATGGACAAGTTCATATAACAACAAGACAAGGTTTTGAAATTCTTGGAATAGATATGGAAGATATGCCTGCAGTAAATGAAATGGCTCAACCTTTAATTGATAAGTTAAATATAAATCAAGATGAAAAAGGAAAAGGTTATTCTGCTGCAGGAACAAGAAATGTTTCAGCTTGTATAGGAAATAAGGTTTGTCCTAAAGCTCAATATAACACAACTGCTTTTGCAAAAAGAATTGAAAAAGTAATATTTCCTAATGACTTACATGTTAAAGTAGCTTTAACAGGTTGTCCTAACGATTGTATAAAAGCAAGAATGCATGACTTTGGTATTATAGGAACTTGTCTACCTGAATATGAAATGGATAGATGTGTAACTTGTGGTGCTTGCGTAAAGAAATGTAAAAAAGTTTCAGTTGAAGCTTTAAGAATTGAAAATAATAAAATTGTTAGAGATGAAAATAAATGTATAGGTTGTGGAGAATGTGTTATAAACTGTCCTATGTCAGCTTGGACTAGAAGCCCTAAAAAATACTATAAACTTATGATTATGGGTAGAACAGGGAAACAAAATCCAAGACTTGCAGAAGATTGGTTAAGATGGGTAGATGAAGATAGCATAGTTAAAATCATAGAAAATACATATAAATATGCTAAAGAATTTATATCTAAAGATGCTCCAAATGGTAAGGAACATGTGGGATATATAGTTGATAGAACAGGTTTTAAAGTATTCAGAGAATGGGCTTTAAAAGATGTTAATCTACCTAAAGAAACTATAGAAAGAGAACCTATATATTGGTCTGGACCTAAATACAACTATTAA
- the asrB gene encoding anaerobic sulfite reductase subunit AsrB: MCNCDNPYIPCPAEIIEITKHTDIEWTFRVKADTSMTKPGQFYEISLPKFGESPISVSGIGPDFIDFTIRAVGRVTNEIFEYKVGDKLFIRGPYGNGFDLNEYVGKDLVIVVGGSALAPVRGIIQFVYNNPEKVKSFKLIAGFKSPKDVLFAKDLEEWSKKLDVVLTVDGAEEGYKGNIGLVTKYIPELKFNDLSNVSAVVVGPPMMMKFSVAEFLKLNVAEKNIWVSYERNMHCGIGKCGHCKMDATYICLDGPVFDYEFAKNLVD, from the coding sequence ATGTGTAATTGTGATAATCCTTATATCCCTTGTCCAGCTGAAATTATTGAAATAACAAAACATACAGATATTGAATGGACATTTAGAGTAAAAGCAGATACAAGTATGACAAAACCAGGGCAATTTTATGAAATTTCTCTACCTAAGTTTGGAGAAAGCCCTATATCAGTTTCAGGTATAGGTCCAGATTTCATTGACTTTACTATAAGAGCTGTTGGAAGAGTTACAAATGAAATTTTTGAATATAAAGTTGGAGATAAATTATTCATTAGAGGACCTTATGGAAATGGTTTTGACTTAAATGAATATGTAGGTAAAGATTTAGTTATTGTTGTTGGAGGAAGTGCTCTAGCACCAGTTAGAGGAATAATACAATTTGTATATAATAATCCTGAAAAAGTAAAATCTTTTAAATTAATTGCAGGTTTTAAATCTCCTAAAGATGTTTTATTTGCAAAAGACCTAGAAGAATGGAGCAAGAAACTTGATGTAGTTTTAACTGTTGATGGAGCAGAAGAAGGTTACAAAGGAAATATTGGTTTAGTTACAAAATATATTCCTGAATTAAAATTCAATGATTTATCAAATGTTTCAGCAGTTGTTGTTGGCCCTCCTATGATGATGAAATTCTCAGTAGCAGAATTTCTAAAATTAAATGTTGCAGAAAAAAATATTTGGGTTTCTTATGAAAGAAATATGCACTGTGGTATAGGAAAATGTGGACACTGTAAAATGGATGCAACATATATTTGTTTAGATGGACCTGTATTTGATTACGAGTTTGCAAAAAATTTAGTAGATTAG
- the asrA gene encoding anaerobic sulfite reductase subunit AsrA, protein MKLRLSVEEFDKGLEELSKKYLILAPRTFEKRGTYSDTDVVRYAKVSSFSEMNWEDKSHFPAKEALLPVNEVLFYFTEDEYKVAAEDTRERLVFLRACDMNAVKRIDQIYLGNGASNDFFYTRTRKKTKFVVVGCTKSFRNCFCVSMGTNKADNYDAAMNIRGNEIQLELRDDDLKVFLGREVDFDIDYVSKNDFEVELPDNVDFMYMQNHKMWDEYDTRCIACGRCNYSCPTCTCFSMQDIHYKENKNMGERRRVWASCQVDGYTNIAGGHSFRVKHGQRMRFKTLHKIHDYKKRFGENMCVGCGRCDDMCPQYISISEAYEKVARAMKEKDNEELISEVYEKVVKAMKEKREE, encoded by the coding sequence ATGAAACTTAGATTAAGCGTTGAAGAGTTTGACAAAGGTCTAGAAGAATTATCAAAAAAATATTTGATACTAGCCCCAAGAACTTTTGAAAAGAGGGGAACATATTCTGACACAGATGTTGTTAGATATGCAAAGGTAAGTAGTTTTTCTGAAATGAACTGGGAAGATAAATCTCATTTCCCAGCAAAAGAAGCACTATTACCAGTCAATGAGGTATTATTTTATTTTACAGAAGATGAGTACAAAGTAGCTGCTGAAGATACAAGAGAAAGATTAGTATTCTTAAGAGCTTGTGATATGAATGCTGTAAAAAGAATAGACCAAATATACTTAGGAAATGGAGCTAGTAACGATTTCTTTTACACTAGAACTAGAAAGAAAACTAAATTTGTTGTTGTAGGTTGTACAAAAAGTTTTAGAAACTGTTTCTGTGTTAGCATGGGAACAAACAAGGCAGATAACTATGATGCTGCTATGAACATAAGAGGAAATGAAATTCAATTAGAACTTAGAGATGATGATTTAAAAGTTTTCTTAGGAAGAGAAGTTGATTTTGATATAGATTATGTAAGCAAAAATGATTTTGAAGTTGAGTTACCAGATAATGTAGACTTTATGTATATGCAAAATCATAAAATGTGGGATGAGTATGACACTAGATGTATAGCTTGTGGAAGATGTAACTATAGTTGTCCTACTTGTACTTGTTTCTCAATGCAAGATATCCACTATAAAGAAAATAAAAATATGGGAGAAAGAAGAAGAGTTTGGGCTTCTTGCCAAGTAGATGGATATACAAATATAGCTGGAGGGCACTCATTTAGAGTAAAACATGGTCAAAGAATGAGATTTAAAACTTTACATAAAATTCATGACTATAAAAAAAGATTTGGAGAAAATATGTGTGTAGGTTGTGGAAGATGTGATGATATGTGTCCACAATATATCTCAATATCTGAAGCATATGAAAAAGTTGCACGTGCTATGAAAGAAAAAGATAATGAAGAATTGATATCAGAAGTTTATGAAAAAGTTGTTAAAGCAATGAAAGAAAAAAGAGAGGAGTAG